GCCTGGTCATGACGGATGTGGTTTTTTCATATGTTCAAACGATCGATCGGTGAATTCGTTAGAAAACGTCATTCGGAGTATGCCAGAAGAAATCATCACGTATCAAGTCAATGATGAACTATATGAACCCGAGTAGGAAGAATGAATAGTTTTAGTAAGCTATAAACTCATTAAAGTGAGTCATTGATTTTGCGTATAGTTTTGTAGCCGTTCCAAAACGAAATAGACGTAAAGAAGACCGAAATCATTATTCGGTCTTCTTTACGTTATGTACTTATTCAATGTACAGTTTTACGTCAACAAATGGTCCGCTCGACATAAAACCGTCACCTTCACACCATCAGCGACAGAAAAGCCATTCATTCGCGTGCCATCATTCATGCGAAGCGGTGTCGTTTGGACGATGTCCTGGAAGAAAAATAGGTCACTTCGTAAACGACGCAGTAATTGGCGAACATGATCGTACGTAATCGCTTGACCACTCAATTCCGTCAATCGCTCGGCTAGCGCAGGATACGTTGACGTCGTGTTCGTCATAATCATGAAGAGTGTCAAGAAACCGTTCGGATTCAGTAAGATGGTTTGATTTTTCCACTCGACGAAGGTTCCCTCTGAACTGCTACGTAAGATGATTTCTTGAACGTCAGCCTGATACTCCTGAAACGAACGTTCATTGATTAATGTCTCCATTCCATCTTGGATCTTTCGATAATAGAGACGGTCAAATAATTGCTCGTCTTCAACGAGTAACTCGTTTCGATATTTATTGAGTCGTGCTGCTTCATCCGGGTGCTCCTCATGTTCGCGGTATTCGAGTTCAGCAAGTGATTCGCGAGCGAGGTAGATGCTGCAGTTGACGACGAACATATGCGTCAGCGTCGTCTGGATGTCACTGAGAGCAGCATCGACCGTACCGTCGAGCGCTCGGCTGAAGTGACGAATCGCTTCCGCATACTGACGATCGACATAATGAATATAGCCGATACGATAATTCGCAAGCGGATGCTTCGGACGAAGGCGGATTGCCTTAGTCAATGCGCGACGCGCTGCGTCATAATCCGGTGTCTCCGAAAATTTCGAGTACTCCGCTTGGCGGACATACAGATTCGTTAGTTCGTCTTCCAATTGTCTTCTTTTATCTCGATCTGTCGTTTCCCGAATGGCGCGCTGGAGTTCTTGCGCTCGTGCATAACTCGTTATCATTTCGGTCATCCTTTCTGTCTCTTTTCTTTCATCATAGGGCGGACGAACGCGTGTGACAAGCTGTCACAGCGGTGTTGCTACTCTATAGGTACCAACACTAAAGGAGTCGATATGAGATGAGAAACGAAAGCAAATGGATCCGTTATGGCATTTTACGTGGAGAAGTCATCAAAGAACAGACATGGTCAGCTTGTGTGCAAGATGTCGTGCAACGAGCGGGTCAACAGGAAGCGACGGATGAAGAGATTCTCGATTGGATCGAAGAAGCAAAACATCGCTATGCACCACTTGACGATCATGGGATGGAAGCATTGTTTGATCCAAGAAGACAGGCGTTACCTTATCATCTGTTTGACGGGTATGTCAGAGGCATCGTCCGTATGTTGAACGAACTTGGAATTTTGACAAGTTCCTGTTGTGACGGTCACGGTAAACGAGCTGCTCGGGTTTATACGCAGGATTTGCTGACGAACCAGCAACGGTATTTGCTTCGTTTAGCGGCAGACGCGGTTCCAGGGTTGACCGTGTCCTTACAGAGTCGGTGGATTCAACTTGAAGTGAGAGAGCAGCGTTCGCTGTTGCTCGATTTAGCGGAAGTCTTATACCGCATCAAACAAGACGCGTCGACGATACAAGAGCTGCAATTGCAACGCTTCAGAAAGCGTCTGCTCAGATGGCTCGCTATTCCTGGACAAAGCAGAAGGGAACAGATGGTTCGCAGTCGCGTACAACAGGCAGTCCGCCGGTTTGCTGACGATTCTTTTGTCGATGAAAAAGGGAACCTGCTCGTGACCTACCATCGAGGGGAAGGACCGGTCATTTTATTATCGGCACATCTCGATACCGTCGAACGTATCGATTCGTACCGGACGCTGTTTCAAGAAGGAACGGTCCTAACGAGCTCAAACGGAATTCTCGGGGCAGATGATCGAGCGGGTATCGCTGCGATACTTGAACTCATGGAACGCATCCCAGCGACTGACTTCCGCGGAACGATCAAGCTCGCATTTTCAGTCGAAGAGGAAATCGGTTGTCGTGGTACAGAAGCGATGGACGCGTCCTTTTTAGAGGACGTCGATGCAGCAATCGTCTTTGACCGCCGCGGTACACGCGATATCGTTACGGGGTGTTATGGAGAGTTTGATTTTTGCGAGACGGCTTTTGGTGCATGTTTTGAGCAAGCCGGTATATTGAGTGGTATGCCAGATTGGCAAATGACGCGGTACGGGGGAAGTAGTGATGCGAAACTATTCGCGCTACGAGCTATTCCGGCTGTCAACTTGTCCGTCGGTTATCTGCATGAGCATACGGATTTTGAACAGGTTGATTTT
This window of the Exiguobacterium acetylicum genome carries:
- a CDS encoding tetratricopeptide repeat protein, which codes for MTEMITSYARAQELQRAIRETTDRDKRRQLEDELTNLYVRQAEYSKFSETPDYDAARRALTKAIRLRPKHPLANYRIGYIHYVDRQYAEAIRHFSRALDGTVDAALSDIQTTLTHMFVVNCSIYLARESLAELEYREHEEHPDEAARLNKYRNELLVEDEQLFDRLYYRKIQDGMETLINERSFQEYQADVQEIILRSSSEGTFVEWKNQTILLNPNGFLTLFMIMTNTTSTYPALAERLTELSGQAITYDHVRQLLRRLRSDLFFFQDIVQTTPLRMNDGTRMNGFSVADGVKVTVLCRADHLLT
- a CDS encoding M20/M25/M40 family metallo-hydrolase — protein: MRNESKWIRYGILRGEVIKEQTWSACVQDVVQRAGQQEATDEEILDWIEEAKHRYAPLDDHGMEALFDPRRQALPYHLFDGYVRGIVRMLNELGILTSSCCDGHGKRAARVYTQDLLTNQQRYLLRLAADAVPGLTVSLQSRWIQLEVREQRSLLLDLAEVLYRIKQDASTIQELQLQRFRKRLLRWLAIPGQSRREQMVRSRVQQAVRRFADDSFVDEKGNLLVTYHRGEGPVILLSAHLDTVERIDSYRTLFQEGTVLTSSNGILGADDRAGIAAILELMERIPATDFRGTIKLAFSVEEEIGCRGTEAMDASFLEDVDAAIVFDRRGTRDIVTGCYGEFDFCETAFGACFEQAGILSGMPDWQMTRYGGSSDAKLFALRAIPAVNLSVGYLHEHTDFEQVDFAATLETVRLVETLLHHRLLERYFAERTENPTLGGYTD